The stretch of DNA TGGCCCGACTGCGTTACGGGGCCATCGGCGTGAATCAATGGCCTGGATTGGTCTACGGATTGATGACGCCGCCCTGGGGGGGACATCCCGGTTCGACGCTCGACGATCCGCAAAGCGGCGTGGGCTGGGTGCACAATACATTTTTACTGGACGGCATCGAAAAGACCATTACCGAAGGACCGCTGACCGCTTCCCCCAAACCGGTTTGGTTTCCAACCCATAAGAACCCCGAACCGATTTCTTGGAAGCTGGTCGACTTTTATGCCAAGCCCTCGACGTGGAACTTAGTGCGCCTGCTCGGTTCGGCTGTCAAAAATGGCCTCTGATTTGTGGTTGTAAACTTTCCACGCAGCTGGCTGGTTTGCGTGGGATCGATTCGCGGACTCGTTCTTAATGGTTGTCCCAATTTTTCAGGAATGTCATCAATGCAGCGACTGTTCCCCTGGAGTCTTCTATGTGTCTGTCTGATTGGGCTTTCGGGCCTTGTCTCCGTGCACGCTCAAGATCAACCGAAAAAGGTTGGAGCAACCGAACCGGGATTTCAATCGATCTTTAACGGCAAAGACCTCACGGGCTGGGAGGGGAATCTTAAGCTTTGGAAAGTGCGCAATGGAATGATCGTCGGCGATTCGCCCGGAATACGTCAAAACGAGTTTCTCGCCACCAAAAAACAATATGGTGATTTTGAATTGCGGCTGGAGTTTAAATTACATGGCGGCTCGGGCAATTCAGGAGTCCAGTTCCGGACCCGTCGCGTTCCCGAGAGTAGCGAAGTTGAAGGGTATCAGGCGGACATTGGGGAGAACTATTGGGGGTGTCTTTACGACGAACATCGCCGCCGCAAAGTGTTGGC from Symmachiella dynata encodes:
- a CDS encoding 3-keto-disaccharide hydrolase, coding for MQRLFPWSLLCVCLIGLSGLVSVHAQDQPKKVGATEPGFQSIFNGKDLTGWEGNLKLWKVRNGMIVGDSPGIRQNEFLATKKQYGDFELRLEFKLHGGSGNSGVQFRTRRVPESSEVEGYQADIGENYWGCLYDEHRRRKVLAQAGPELKDVLKKDDWNEYVIRAQGDHIVLKINGVTTVDYHEKDPQIARSGIIAVQVHSGPPLRVDFRKLRIRELNKNK